The genomic segment GACCAGTTGTAGGAGGAAATTGCTGGATGGTTTTTTGTGAATTATCTGAGCAAAAAAAATTCTGGCTTTGTTTTAGCAAAGATATAATAACTTCAGATAAGACTATATTATTAGCTGAGTCAAATTCAGATCCAAGCATTGTTGAATCATTTCTAATTGACGAAAAGAAGACCACATTACCTTTACTAATTTCTCGAGTTCTACAAAGATTAAATGGTCAAAAATGGATCGGTGCTAATTAAATAGATATTATTAAATTATTAACTAGAATTCCTTCTTTATTAATTAGTTTTTAAATAATAACAATAAATATGTCCTATTAATATTAAATACGCAGTTAAGCCAATCTAATGCCATAATGTAAAAAAAAAAAAATTGACTAATTCATTACTAACTAGAGAAAGTGAAAATTTGCTATTCCATACTTTTGACGACAAATTAAAACCTCAAGTTGAAGAATTATTGTCTCTGGGCAAATCAGCTGGGGCTGACCTAGTAGAAGTCTTTCTTGAAAAATCAGACAACATATCTCTCTTAGCCGAGCAGGATGACATTTCAAATGTAAGTCCATCTTTCGGTATTGGAGCAGGTATTAGGGTGTTTCTTGGCAAAAAAGATGGTTTTGTAAGCACAAATGATTTATCAAAAGCAGGACTTCTCTTTGCCTTAAATCAAGCTTTAGGAATGTTAGGCCTCACAAGTGGTTCAATTAATAAAGACAAGTTTGAAGGGTTAAAGAAATTAAAGGATTTTGGATCAAATAAGAATGATTGGTTAGATCATTCACCAGATCTCAAAGAATCCACTCTTAAACTGCTTGAAGCCACTAACTCACTGGCAGATAAAAATAAAAATCTTCAAGTAAGAAGAGCTAGTTATTCAAGGAATTGGCAAGAAGTTTTAGTTGCAGCTTCAGACGGTGTATTTTCAAGAGATATTCGTCTTCATCAAACTGTTGGTATAAATGTAATTGCCCAAAAAGATAAACATAGATCTACCTCAGCTAGAAGATATGGTAGTTCTGGTAATCCTGATGATTTAAGAAACTGGGATATCGAAAAAAGTACATGTGAATTAAATGAAAGCGCTCAGAAAATGCTTTACGCAGGATTTGTTGAAGCTGGGCAAATGCCTGTAGTACTTGCTAATAAATTTGGAGGAGTCATATTCCATGAAGCTTGTGGTCATCTTCTTGAAACGACTCAATTAGAAAGAGGAACATCTCCATTTCATGACTCAATAAATAAGCAAATTGCTAACGAAGCCGTAAGTGCAGTTGATGAAGGACTTTCGAATCATGCTTTTGGGTCACTCTCAATGGATGATGAAGGAATGGAACCTCAAAATACTTTGTTAATTGAGAATGGGATATTAAAAAAGTTTCTTTCGGATAGAGCGGGATCTCTAAGAACTGGTCATCCAAGAACAGGTAGTGGAAGGAGGCAAAATTTCTCTTTCGCCGCTGCAAGTCGTATGAGAAATACATACATTAAGCAAGGTAATTTTTTACCAGAAGAATTAATTAAAAGTGTTGACAATGGTCTTTATTGTAAATCAATGGGCGGAGGCAGTGTAGGACCAACTGGTCAGTTTAACTTCTCTGTTGAAGAAGGCTATTTAATAAAAAATGGAAAACTTGATAAACCAGTTAAAGGGGCAACATTAATAGGTGAAGCAAAAGAAATACTACCTAGAATTTCCATGTGTGCAAATGATTTAGATCTTGCAGCAGGCTTCTGTGGGTCTGTAAGTGGAAGTGTAAATGTTACTGTTGGCCAACCACATATAAAAGTAGATTCAATAACAGTAGGAGGTAGATAATATGAATAAATCAATCACTAATCCTAAAAAAAGTGCGTTAGATCCAATTATATTGAATAAACTTTTAGAAAAATATAGTGAAGAGTCATCTATAAAAAAATGGGATATGGGCGCATCATCCAGTAGTGATATATCTGTTCAAGTTCAGCAAGGTAATGCTAAACAATTAAAAGGTTCACAAAGAAATTCCATGACCTTGAGAGTATGGAATAAAAACAATCAAGTAGGAATCACTAGTACATCCGACCTAACTAGTGAAGGCATTAAAAAAGCAATGAAGGGAGCAATTGAAGCTAGTCTTTTTGGTAATGAAAAAGATTCTCCTGAGTTTTCCTCATTAGCAAAATCAGAATTAGAAGAAATTAATCCTGAAATTTCTAATTCCCATACAATTGATCAATTGCTTAGTATTTTAAAGAAGGCAGAAAAAGAATTAATAGATACTCATAAATCAATAGATTCTGTTCCTTACAATGGTTTAAATGAAAGTTATATGGAAAGAATATATATAAATAGTGAAGGTGCTAATAGACATATGAAATTATCACAATCTTCTATATATTTGTATGCCAAGGCTGAGGAACAAAATAAGAAGCCTAGAAGTGCAGGGGGGATAAGAATAAACTCTAATTTAGAAGAACTTGATATTGATTCATGTATAAGTGAAACATCTGATAAGTTAATTAGTCATTTAGATTATAAATCAATAGAAACAAACAAGTATCTTGTTTGTTTTACTCCTGAGGCTTTTCTTCAACTAATAAGTGCATTTAGTTCTATGTTTAATGCACGGTCTATTATTGATGGACTAAGTTTAATGAAAGAAGACTCACTAGGTAATCAAATTTCAGTTCCAAATTTAAACATAAGCGACGAAGGTCTTCATCCTAAAAATGTTGGAGCTTTTAGTTTTGATGGTGAAGGAACACCAACACAAAATATCCAATTGGTCACAAACGGAATTTTGACTCAACTACTTCATTCAGAGGCAACAGCAAGGAAATTTGGCGTTAGACCTACAGGGCATGCGGGTTTAGGCGCTAAGGTATCTGTTTCTCCAGATTGGCTAGTCGTAAGCAAAAGTGAATCTGAAATGGATAAAGATGAAAGTCTAAGCATTAAAAATACAATCAAAGAATATATATTGATAGATGAGTTATCTGCGATTCATTCTGGAGTCAAGGCTAGTCAAGGGTCCTTCTCCTTGCCCTTTGATGGATGGATAGTTAATGATGGGAAGAAGACATCAATTGAAGCCGCTACAGTTGCTGGAGATATTTTAAAAGTTTTATCAAGTATTCTAAAAATTGAAGATGAACAGATAGTTACACATCAAGGCATCAGCCCTCATGTTTGGGTTGAGAACATGTCAATTACTGGGGAAGCGTGAAGATTGTTTTTTGGGGAACGCCTAAATATGCCGCAGAAAATTTAAAAACCATCGCTAAGGCCGGCTACGAAGTTATAGCTGTAGTTACTCAACCAGACAGAAAGCGTGGAAGGGGCAAAAAATTGTCACCTTCTCCAGTAAAAGAAGCAGCTGAAGAACTATCCATACCTGTCTATGCAACAAATTCAATAAGTAAAGATCAAAAAACAAAAGAGATACTCCTGAATTTGAAGGCTGATGTTTATCTAGTTGTTGCTTTTGGTCAAATTCTTCCAAAAGAAATATTAGATCAGCCAAAACTTGGATGCTGGAATAGCCACGCTTCTCTGCTTCCTGTTTGGAGAGGAGCTGCACCAATTCAGTGGAGCATAATTAATGCTGATGCCAAGACAGGTATTTGTATTATGTCAATGGAAGAAGGCTTAGATACAGGACCAGTTATTGAACAAGAGTCAACAGTTATAAAAGATTCAGATAATCTTGAGATACTTACGAATAGACTATCGGTAATGTCATCAAAACTTTTACTTAAGTCACTTGAAAAAATAAAGCTAACCAAAGGATTAAACAAATCATCAAGACTTAAACAATTGAATGCAATTGAGCAGAGAAATTTAAATGGTATTCCAAGTTATGCAAGACAAATAACAAAAGAAGACAATTTAATAGATTGGAATCAAGATGCAAGAAAGATATTAAAAAAAATTCAAGGATTATACCCCAATGCTTATACATTGTATAATGGTAAAAGAATAAAGATTTTAGATGCAATTATATCTTGCGATAATAATCAATCTAAAGAAAGTCAAGATATAAAAAATCAATCAAAATCAAATAGAATACCTGGAGAAATATTTATGATAAATAAACAAATTGGTATAAAAATAATGACAAATGATTTTCCTGTTCTAATTAAATATGCACAGTTAGAAGGCAAAAAAGCAACAGACAGTTATACGTTATCAATCCAGTCAAATCTTAGCATCAATGATAAACTTGGAATCTAAACATTACTAATAGAACTATTCTTCTTTGAAAAGCCCCAAATGAAAAGAAATAACATTACCAAGAAGAATAAATATTCAGGTATAACTAATTTGAATAAAACTAATTGAATGATTAACTTTAATCCAATAAGTCCAACTGCAATATAACCAGCTTTTTCTAAATTAATATATATCTCAAGCCATTTAATAAATAGTCCAGATGTGAAACGTAATGCGATAACTCCGATAATTGCTCCAGTAATCACTAAAAGGAATTGATCGCTTATTGCGACAGCTGCTGTAATACTATCTATAGAAAAAGCTAAATCAGTTACTGACAATAGAAGAATTACCTTAAATAATGAAATATTAGATTGTTCACTATTTTCGATTAAATTTTGATTAGAGCCATTATTGTTCAAAGATAAAAACTTTGAAATTGAAAGAGAAATCAAATAAATACCACCAATAAGCTTAACTGGCCAAAAGTTTAAGAAAAATTGAGCCGTAAGAATTACAAGTATTCTTAATAATAAAGCGATAAATATACCAATATTTAGTGCTTTTCTTTGCAGATTAATATTATTCAGATTCTTAGTTATTGAGGCAAGAGCCACTGCGTTATCAGCTGACAATACAAGCTCTAATGAAACAATAACAGGCAAAAGAGGAGCAAGTTCAACCCATCTATCAATACCATCCAGTAAAGGAGTTAAGGATCTGAGAGATGCTGAATCCATTAAATTAAAGAAAAAGAGCTATTAATATTGTCTGTTTGGTATATGTTAACTCTAATTATTCAATTCAGTGCTAAGTCAATAGGGTTATGAGAATCGAATCAAAGCTTTGCCACATATCAGAAAATAAAGCTGTTGTTCAAGTAAATGGTTGGCTTAATGACAGAAATTTAGGAAGTGCTCTAGCAGAGGGGCCAACAGTAGAAGTTGCAGAAGATAAAGCCATATCAAGACTGAATGAAAGGATAAATGCAGTCACAAAAGATGTGTCGAGTATTAATACTAATAATGAACATAAAACCAAAACTCCATTAAGAATTGAACTTCCTAATAGTGAAAAGGTTGAATTACCTAAAAGAGAAAAGGTTGAAGATATTAATATCAATCATGAGCCAAATGATTGGAGTAGCGAATTAACAGCGATAGATGCAGAAATTGAACGGCTAAAATGGTCCAGAGATGATGAAATAAATTTCCTAGAAAAAAAATTAGGTTATAATAATCGAAATAAAATAACTAGCTATGCTGATATAGTGAAGTATCTATGTCTATTAAAAAAGACTGATATTCCAAATCAATTCAAAGTATCAAATGGGAATCTCAATACTTTAATAGAAGAGTCTGACATTATACTTAGGGATTTATCATGGGATCATAAACAGGGACGAGAATTTCTACAAAAGGAGTTTAATGTTTTAACTAGAAAGGAACTTAGTGAAACACAATTAGTATCATTCGTTGAGAAGCTAAAATTGATTCGAAATGAATATCTAGCTCATTAAGCCTTCTCAATAAGACAATTAAAATGTTAGGGTTAATTAGATAAAAATAAGTAAAAAAGAATAGTGTCCTTAGAGTCAATAGCAAAATATTTAGAAAACCATCATTTAACAACTGAGTTGATTGAACGAACAAATAGAGAAGAAAGATTAATATTAACAGGAGCATCGCGGACAGCAAAGGCATTAATAACAACTTCGCTTGCTAAAAATGAGTCCAAAAGATTATTAGTAATTGTCCCAACATTAGAAGATGCAACTAGATGGTATCCCCTTGTAAAAGATTGCGGTTGGACTAAGACATGTTTATATCCAACAAGTGAAGTCTCACCATATGAAACTACGCAGGTTACTTCAGAAATCATTTGGGGTCAATTACAAGTACTAAGCGATATATTGGAATTAAAAGATGATGAGAATATCGCAATAATTGCAACAGAAAGATCTTTACAACCACATCTGCCCCCATTTGAACACCTTAGAGAAAAGTGTATTAAATTAAACGTAGGTGATGAAATAAATCTAAGTGATTTATCTTTAAAATTGAGTGAAAGTGGATATATCAAGTCTAATAATATAGATCAAGAAGGAACATGGACAAGACGTGGAGATATTATTGATATTTACCCTGTTAGTAGTGAACTTCCAATTAGATTAGAGCTATTTGGTGATCTATTAGATAAGATTAAAGAATTTGATCCAATTTCACAAAGGTCATTAGATCAAATCAACAATGTATGCATAACACCCACGGGTTTTGATCCACTAATCATTAATAAGCTTATATCAACTGACAACAAGGATATATCGAGTTTATTTACTAATGATGAGTTCTCTGAGTTAGTAGATTCAAATAAATTGGATTCAGCAAAGAAATATTTAGGAGTTGCATTTGACAAGCCTTCATCATTATTAGATTACTTAGATGATAAGACATTTATTGTGGTTGATGAGAGGTTTCAAGGTATATCTCATGGGAAAGCTTGGTATAATATTGTTAATGATAATTATACAGATGTAATTACTACTATAAAAGGTAGTGAAGCAACAAAAACTATATTTAAACCTAATCTTCATAAAGACATTAATGATATATATGATTCTCTAAATAATTATAAAGGTATTGATATAACAGATTTAGAAGACACTACAAAGAAAACGAATGTTTTTAGTATTTCAAGCAAAGTTCATAATTGGCTGCCTAATCAATACGGTAAAATAAGTTTATCTTTAAAAGATTACATCAAGAATAAATATTCTATTTGGATAATTTCAGCACAACCTAGTCGTGCAGTTTCTTTGTTAGAAGAACATGAATGTATCTCAAAGTTTATACCTAATAATACCGATCTTAATGGTATCAAAAATATTATCGATGACAATATTCCAGTAGCTATTAAAAATAAAAATGAGGGTGAAATTGAAGGATTTTATCTTCCTGCATGGAAAATTGCACTATTAACGGATAAGGAGTTTTTCGGACAACAAAATATTTCTACGACTGGTTATATAAGAAGAAGAAAACAATCTCAAAGTAAAAAGATAGATCCTAATAAGATGAAACCAGGCGATTATGTTGTTCATAGAAATCATGGAATTGGTTTATTTCAGAAAATTGAAAAATTAAATATTAATGGAGAGTCAAGAGATTATTTGGTAATAAAATATATGGATGGAAAGCTAAGTGTTGCTGCAGATCAACTTGGAAGTCTAGGTAGGTATAGAAGTTCAAATGCAAAGACTCCTACAATTAGTAAATTAGGAGGAGCTAATTGGAACAAAATAAAGGAAAAGGCAAAGAAATCCGTTAAAAAAGTTGCTATTGATTTAATTAAGTTATATGCAGAAAGAAGTAAAGAAAAAGGGTATAAATTCCCATGTGATGGGCCCTGGCAAAACGAATTAGAAGACTCATTTCCATACGCACTTACACCTGATCAAGCAACAGCTACATCTCAAGTTAAATCTGATATGGAAAGTGAAAAGCCTATGGATAGATTAGTTTGCGGCGATGTTGGATTTGGGAAAACAGAAGTTGCTATACGAGCAATATTTAAGGCTATTACCTCAGGAAAACAAATAGCTTTATTAGCACCAACGACTGTATTATCTCAACAACATTGGAGAACTATTTCTGATCGATTTGCTCCTTATCCTATAAAAGTTTCATTACTCAATAGATTTAAAACAAATAGTGAAAAAAAACATATAGTTAGTGGCCTGAAAGATGGACAAATTGATGCAGTTGTTGGTACACATCAGCTCTTGAACAAAAAATTAGTTTATAAGGACTTGGGACTTCTAGTTATAGATGAAGAACAACGTTTTGGAGTTAATCAAAAAGAGAAAATAAAGGAATTAAAAAAAAGTGTAGATGTATTAACCCTTTCAGCGACTCCAATTCCAAGAACACTCTATATGAGTCTTTCTGGTGTCCGTGAAATGAGTTTAATAACAACACCGCCTCCCCTACGAAGGCCAATTAAAACACACTTAGCACCCCTCGATAATGAAATAATAAGAAGTGCAATTTCACAAGAGATTGATAGAGGTGGACAAATATTTTATATTGTTCCTCGAATAAAAGGAATAGAAGATGTAGCAGAGAAATTAAAAATTATGATCCCAAATGTGAAATTATTGATTGCACATGGTCAAATGGAGGAGGGAGCATTAGAGAATGCAATGCTTGCATTTAATGCAGGAGAAGCCGATATTTTGCTTTGTACAACTATTGTAGAAAGTGGATTAGATATTCCTAGAGTAAATACTATTTTAATTGAAGATTCTCACAAGTTTGGTTTATCTCAACTTTACC from the Prochlorococcus marinus str. NATL2A genome contains:
- a CDS encoding TldD/PmbA family protein; its protein translation is MLFHTFDDKLKPQVEELLSLGKSAGADLVEVFLEKSDNISLLAEQDDISNVSPSFGIGAGIRVFLGKKDGFVSTNDLSKAGLLFALNQALGMLGLTSGSINKDKFEGLKKLKDFGSNKNDWLDHSPDLKESTLKLLEATNSLADKNKNLQVRRASYSRNWQEVLVAASDGVFSRDIRLHQTVGINVIAQKDKHRSTSARRYGSSGNPDDLRNWDIEKSTCELNESAQKMLYAGFVEAGQMPVVLANKFGGVIFHEACGHLLETTQLERGTSPFHDSINKQIANEAVSAVDEGLSNHAFGSLSMDDEGMEPQNTLLIENGILKKFLSDRAGSLRTGHPRTGSGRRQNFSFAAASRMRNTYIKQGNFLPEELIKSVDNGLYCKSMGGGSVGPTGQFNFSVEEGYLIKNGKLDKPVKGATLIGEAKEILPRISMCANDLDLAAGFCGSVSGSVNVTVGQPHIKVDSITVGGR
- the fmt gene encoding methionyl-tRNA formyltransferase, whose translation is MKIVFWGTPKYAAENLKTIAKAGYEVIAVVTQPDRKRGRGKKLSPSPVKEAAEELSIPVYATNSISKDQKTKEILLNLKADVYLVVAFGQILPKEILDQPKLGCWNSHASLLPVWRGAAPIQWSIINADAKTGICIMSMEEGLDTGPVIEQESTVIKDSDNLEILTNRLSVMSSKLLLKSLEKIKLTKGLNKSSRLKQLNAIEQRNLNGIPSYARQITKEDNLIDWNQDARKILKKIQGLYPNAYTLYNGKRIKILDAIISCDNNQSKESQDIKNQSKSNRIPGEIFMINKQIGIKIMTNDFPVLIKYAQLEGKKATDSYTLSIQSNLSINDKLGI
- the mfd gene encoding transcription-repair coupling factor gives rise to the protein MSLESIAKYLENHHLTTELIERTNREERLILTGASRTAKALITTSLAKNESKRLLVIVPTLEDATRWYPLVKDCGWTKTCLYPTSEVSPYETTQVTSEIIWGQLQVLSDILELKDDENIAIIATERSLQPHLPPFEHLREKCIKLNVGDEINLSDLSLKLSESGYIKSNNIDQEGTWTRRGDIIDIYPVSSELPIRLELFGDLLDKIKEFDPISQRSLDQINNVCITPTGFDPLIINKLISTDNKDISSLFTNDEFSELVDSNKLDSAKKYLGVAFDKPSSLLDYLDDKTFIVVDERFQGISHGKAWYNIVNDNYTDVITTIKGSEATKTIFKPNLHKDINDIYDSLNNYKGIDITDLEDTTKKTNVFSISSKVHNWLPNQYGKISLSLKDYIKNKYSIWIISAQPSRAVSLLEEHECISKFIPNNTDLNGIKNIIDDNIPVAIKNKNEGEIEGFYLPAWKIALLTDKEFFGQQNISTTGYIRRRKQSQSKKIDPNKMKPGDYVVHRNHGIGLFQKIEKLNINGESRDYLVIKYMDGKLSVAADQLGSLGRYRSSNAKTPTISKLGGANWNKIKEKAKKSVKKVAIDLIKLYAERSKEKGYKFPCDGPWQNELEDSFPYALTPDQATATSQVKSDMESEKPMDRLVCGDVGFGKTEVAIRAIFKAITSGKQIALLAPTTVLSQQHWRTISDRFAPYPIKVSLLNRFKTNSEKKHIVSGLKDGQIDAVVGTHQLLNKKLVYKDLGLLVIDEEQRFGVNQKEKIKELKKSVDVLTLSATPIPRTLYMSLSGVREMSLITTPPPLRRPIKTHLAPLDNEIIRSAISQEIDRGGQIFYIVPRIKGIEDVAEKLKIMIPNVKLLIAHGQMEEGALENAMLAFNAGEADILLCTTIVESGLDIPRVNTILIEDSHKFGLSQLYQLRGRVGRSGVQAHAWLFYPSDEKLNETSRQRLKAIKEFSDLGSGYQLAMRDMEIRGVGNILGIEQSGQMETIGFDLYMELLQETIAEIQGQDIPSVDDTQIDLPVTAFIPGDWITDPDEKINAYRLATQCENNDSLVQFASNLVDRYGTLPKAVESLIEVMKLKIIAKKCGFSRIKLSKPNVELETMMDEPAFKLLRKGLANHLHGRFIYKKGDKCSTVTIRGLGILDSDKLLDQLTEWLKLMNSEINA
- a CDS encoding TldD/PmbA family protein; amino-acid sequence: MNKSITNPKKSALDPIILNKLLEKYSEESSIKKWDMGASSSSDISVQVQQGNAKQLKGSQRNSMTLRVWNKNNQVGITSTSDLTSEGIKKAMKGAIEASLFGNEKDSPEFSSLAKSELEEINPEISNSHTIDQLLSILKKAEKELIDTHKSIDSVPYNGLNESYMERIYINSEGANRHMKLSQSSIYLYAKAEEQNKKPRSAGGIRINSNLEELDIDSCISETSDKLISHLDYKSIETNKYLVCFTPEAFLQLISAFSSMFNARSIIDGLSLMKEDSLGNQISVPNLNISDEGLHPKNVGAFSFDGEGTPTQNIQLVTNGILTQLLHSEATARKFGVRPTGHAGLGAKVSVSPDWLVVSKSESEMDKDESLSIKNTIKEYILIDELSAIHSGVKASQGSFSLPFDGWIVNDGKKTSIEAATVAGDILKVLSSILKIEDEQIVTHQGISPHVWVENMSITGEA
- a CDS encoding TerC family protein — its product is MDSASLRSLTPLLDGIDRWVELAPLLPVIVSLELVLSADNAVALASITKNLNNINLQRKALNIGIFIALLLRILVILTAQFFLNFWPVKLIGGIYLISLSISKFLSLNNNGSNQNLIENSEQSNISLFKVILLLSVTDLAFSIDSITAAVAISDQFLLVITGAIIGVIALRFTSGLFIKWLEIYINLEKAGYIAVGLIGLKLIIQLVLFKLVIPEYLFFLVMLFLFIWGFSKKNSSISNV